The following proteins are encoded in a genomic region of Mesotoga sp. UBA6090:
- the hslV gene encoding ATP-dependent protease subunit HslV, which produces MQDIHGTTILVLRKNEKTVMIGDGQITIGDTVMKGTARKVRKLGDGSVLAGFAGSVADAMTLFEKFEEKLREVNANLKRAAVNLAKEWRTNKVLRNLQALLLVADKDSILLVSGNGEVIEPDEDVLAIGSGGSYALAAARALIRHSSLEAEEIATKAMEIASEICIYTNTKFTLETLGGEKQ; this is translated from the coding sequence ATGCAGGATATTCACGGAACGACGATACTTGTTCTGAGAAAGAATGAGAAGACGGTTATGATTGGAGATGGTCAGATCACGATCGGTGATACCGTGATGAAAGGAACAGCCAGAAAGGTCAGAAAACTTGGCGACGGTTCTGTGCTGGCTGGTTTTGCAGGTTCAGTGGCCGATGCAATGACCCTTTTTGAGAAGTTTGAAGAGAAACTGAGGGAAGTTAACGCGAATCTTAAAAGAGCGGCTGTAAACCTGGCCAAAGAGTGGAGGACAAACAAGGTACTTAGAAACCTTCAAGCACTTCTTTTAGTTGCCGACAAAGATAGCATTCTCCTGGTGTCGGGTAATGGGGAAGTAATAGAACCAGATGAAGATGTCCTTGCTATAGGATCGGGTGGCTCTTATGCTCTCGCAGCTGCGAGAGCATTAATCAGACACAGTAGCCTGGAGGCGGAAGAGATAGCGACGAAAGCGATGGAGATTGCCAGCGAAATATGCATTTACACTAACACGAAATTTACTCTGGAAACACTTGGAGGAGAAAAGCAATGA
- the hslU gene encoding ATP-dependent protease ATPase subunit HslU, giving the protein MKREELDDLTPKRIVEELDKYIVGQEKAKRAVAVAMRNRIRRQKLPEDMRRDVIPKNILMMGPTGVGKTEIARRLAELTGSPFTKVEATRFTEVGYVGKNVESIIRELVEVGVTMVKQEKMSEVEGKATYQVEERILESLVPGPQSKGSGTRNILELFQGQQQPKPSQEEVDRIRNRREDYRERLRSGDLEELEIEIELEDQSQPMIMIPGMEDMGIDMSGVLGGMVPKKTKRRRMRIADARRTLLPLEAEKLLDMDKVVAEAIERVENRGIVFIDEIDKITFRSGSHGPDVSREGVQRDLLPIIEGTTVTTKHGQIRTDYILFIAAGAFHTAKPSDLIPEFQGRFPIRVELDALTQKDFLRILVEPKNAITKQYAALLETEGVRVVFEEDGLREIAKVSHNLNEKIENIGARRLYTVVEKVLEETSFNAPEVPEELIIDRKYVDDKIGEIAADEDLSAFIL; this is encoded by the coding sequence ATGAAGAGAGAAGAATTGGACGACTTGACTCCGAAAAGGATAGTCGAGGAACTTGACAAATACATAGTCGGACAGGAAAAGGCCAAAAGGGCAGTTGCTGTAGCAATGAGAAATAGAATTCGAAGGCAGAAGCTTCCAGAAGATATGAGAAGAGATGTCATACCAAAGAACATACTTATGATGGGCCCCACGGGAGTTGGAAAGACCGAGATAGCAAGAAGGTTGGCGGAACTCACTGGCTCTCCTTTTACGAAGGTTGAGGCAACCAGGTTCACTGAAGTGGGGTACGTAGGTAAAAACGTTGAGTCGATAATAAGAGAACTCGTCGAAGTTGGTGTCACCATGGTAAAGCAGGAGAAGATGAGTGAAGTAGAAGGTAAAGCAACGTATCAAGTGGAAGAGAGAATCCTCGAGTCTCTTGTTCCCGGTCCACAGAGCAAAGGAAGCGGAACAAGGAATATTCTTGAGCTTTTCCAGGGCCAGCAGCAGCCAAAACCCAGTCAGGAAGAAGTCGATAGAATAAGAAACCGCAGGGAAGACTACAGAGAAAGGTTGAGAAGTGGAGATCTCGAAGAACTGGAAATTGAGATCGAACTCGAAGACCAAAGTCAGCCAATGATAATGATTCCTGGGATGGAGGATATGGGAATCGACATGTCGGGAGTACTGGGAGGAATGGTACCGAAAAAGACAAAGAGACGCAGGATGAGAATCGCCGATGCGAGAAGAACTCTTCTACCTTTGGAAGCGGAGAAGCTTCTTGACATGGATAAAGTTGTGGCAGAAGCGATTGAAAGAGTGGAGAATCGTGGAATAGTCTTTATTGACGAAATTGACAAGATCACCTTTAGAAGTGGCTCCCACGGACCTGATGTTTCAAGGGAAGGTGTTCAAAGAGATCTTCTTCCGATTATCGAGGGAACGACCGTTACTACTAAACACGGGCAGATAAGAACTGACTACATACTATTCATTGCGGCGGGAGCCTTTCATACAGCGAAGCCATCTGATTTGATTCCGGAGTTTCAAGGGAGGTTTCCGATAAGGGTTGAGCTTGATGCCCTTACTCAGAAGGACTTTTTGAGGATCTTAGTTGAACCGAAGAATGCTATAACAAAGCAATATGCTGCATTATTGGAAACCGAAGGGGTAAGAGTGGTTTTTGAAGAGGACGGTTTGAGAGAGATCGCCAAGGTTTCTCATAATCTAAATGAAAAGATCGAAAACATTGGAGCGAGAAGGCTTTACACGGTAGTTGAGAAGGTTCTCGAGGAGACTTCATTCAACGCACCTGAAGTTCCTGAAGAACTCATAATAGACAGGAAGTACGTTGATGACAAAATCGGGGAGATTGCTGCCGATGAGGACTTAAGTGCCTTCATTCTGTAA
- the topA gene encoding type I DNA topoisomerase — translation MPDKLVIVESPAKAKTIGRYLGKNYEVTASKGHVRDLPESNLGLNPDTFEPTYEVLKGKEKVVQELAKKSKGKKVFLASDLDREGEAIAWHISELLGLPRNEKNRIVFNEITESAIKSAILDPREIDMSKVEAQVARRVLDRIVGYKISPILWRTMTKGLSAGRVQSVALKFMVELEKRIAVFVPHKFFKIFAQVGEDRFSLSKIDGKKFNNKSITSEEKRDEIINELSKANLHVKDVRKRTSKRNAPMPFITSTLQQSAIGELGWSASKTMKIAQQLYEGIETDNGQMAFITYMRTDSTRISSVAREKAVEIINSKFGKEYIGPVRSAGKGKKIQDAHEAIRPTYPENDPDTAKKLLSGDNLRLYTLIWNRFIASQMASAEYAVTDVQLEDENEKYILSLTGERRLFDGFERIISRSSKSEIGRDYKKGEEIKPSKIEFEEDTTKPPSRFSEASLVKELEKRGIGRPSTYATIISTLLDRKYVLRQSRELRPTLLGSIVNEFLNDYFPDVVDTNFTANMEEELDDVENGAKKWQDVVQGFYGGFKTDLDQIDKKIKKGELRIEFLTDKECSCGGNFKIVFGRYGGYLKCRSCEKNESVDMTSFTCVIDGKVLLKDVAANQKMEVEIDEKCPECGSVLVKRKGRYGEFIACSAYPKCKYTRNVRIDAACPKCGGVVEKLRSKKGKNYYKCSECGELYWNEPTKEKCEICDSHLFLKIKRGGKRVHYCEKCKKEFEMEEG, via the coding sequence TTGCCAGATAAGCTTGTAATCGTTGAATCGCCAGCAAAGGCGAAGACAATTGGTAGATACTTAGGAAAGAACTACGAAGTAACCGCTTCAAAGGGACACGTCAGGGATCTGCCGGAATCAAATTTGGGATTGAATCCTGATACATTTGAGCCGACATATGAGGTTTTGAAAGGTAAGGAGAAGGTAGTTCAAGAACTTGCGAAGAAATCCAAAGGTAAGAAAGTCTTTCTTGCTTCTGACCTTGACCGCGAAGGCGAGGCGATCGCTTGGCATATTTCTGAGCTTCTGGGTCTTCCTCGAAACGAAAAGAATAGAATAGTCTTCAATGAGATTACTGAGTCGGCAATAAAAAGCGCAATACTGGATCCGAGAGAAATAGATATGTCGAAAGTCGAGGCTCAGGTGGCCAGGAGAGTTCTCGACAGGATTGTGGGTTATAAGATCAGTCCAATTCTCTGGAGAACGATGACAAAGGGATTGAGTGCCGGAAGAGTTCAGTCTGTAGCCTTGAAGTTCATGGTCGAGCTTGAGAAGAGGATAGCTGTCTTCGTACCACATAAATTTTTCAAAATCTTTGCCCAGGTCGGCGAAGATCGATTCTCTCTTTCGAAAATTGATGGCAAGAAGTTCAACAATAAATCTATAACAAGCGAAGAAAAGAGAGATGAGATAATAAATGAACTCTCAAAAGCCAATCTGCATGTAAAAGATGTTAGAAAGCGTACTTCGAAAAGAAACGCTCCGATGCCATTCATTACATCAACTCTTCAGCAAAGCGCTATTGGCGAGCTCGGTTGGAGTGCAAGTAAGACAATGAAGATTGCTCAGCAACTATATGAGGGAATAGAAACTGATAATGGCCAGATGGCCTTTATCACATACATGAGAACTGACTCGACGAGAATTTCGAGTGTGGCCAGAGAAAAGGCTGTAGAGATCATCAACAGCAAATTTGGAAAGGAATACATTGGTCCCGTAAGATCTGCCGGGAAGGGAAAGAAAATTCAGGATGCCCATGAAGCGATAAGGCCCACTTATCCCGAAAACGATCCAGACACGGCGAAGAAGCTTCTATCCGGGGATAATCTGAGGCTATACACGCTTATATGGAATAGGTTCATAGCTTCTCAGATGGCTAGTGCAGAATATGCTGTGACAGATGTTCAGCTAGAGGACGAGAACGAGAAGTATATCCTCAGCTTAACCGGTGAACGAAGACTGTTCGATGGCTTTGAAAGAATTATCTCGAGATCATCGAAGAGTGAGATTGGTCGCGATTACAAGAAGGGGGAAGAGATCAAGCCTTCCAAGATCGAATTCGAGGAAGATACAACCAAGCCGCCCTCCAGATTTAGCGAAGCTTCGCTAGTAAAAGAACTCGAGAAGAGAGGAATCGGTCGTCCTTCAACTTATGCGACAATAATCTCCACACTACTGGACAGAAAATACGTACTTCGACAATCTAGAGAGCTTAGGCCAACATTACTAGGTTCGATTGTAAATGAGTTTCTCAATGATTATTTTCCCGATGTTGTCGACACGAATTTTACCGCAAATATGGAGGAAGAACTTGACGATGTAGAAAATGGCGCCAAAAAGTGGCAGGATGTTGTCCAGGGCTTCTATGGTGGCTTCAAGACGGATCTTGATCAGATTGACAAGAAGATCAAGAAGGGGGAGCTTAGAATTGAGTTCCTGACAGACAAAGAATGCTCTTGTGGCGGCAATTTCAAGATAGTCTTCGGAAGATACGGCGGGTATTTGAAGTGTCGATCATGTGAAAAGAACGAATCTGTTGATATGACTTCTTTCACCTGCGTGATAGACGGGAAAGTCTTGTTGAAGGATGTTGCAGCTAATCAGAAAATGGAAGTGGAGATAGATGAAAAGTGTCCGGAATGTGGTTCCGTACTTGTTAAGAGAAAGGGCAGGTACGGTGAGTTTATCGCATGCTCGGCCTACCCGAAATGCAAGTACACAAGAAACGTGAGAATAGACGCCGCATGTCCGAAGTGCGGAGGGGTGGTTGAGAAGCTGCGTAGCAAGAAAGGTAAGAATTACTACAAGTGTTCCGAATGTGGAGAGCTCTACTGGAATGAGCCCACGAAAGAGAAATGCGAAATCTGCGATTCTCATCTTTTCCTCAAAATCAAGAGAGGAGGAAAGAGGGTTCATTACTGCGAAAAGTGCAAGAAAGAGTTCGAAATGGAGGAAGGCTGA
- a CDS encoding GNAT family N-acetyltransferase: MKNDSFHKLQDLSKVEIVNLLNLIFSDYVLRMHWTLESFERDVRENNISLSDSFVAIIEGKNAGVVLLSFREKRARIDLMGVAPSFRREGVGFRLVDEAVRIAKWKGCEQIVLEVPEKDNRAIGFYEKFGFRQKRRLITFFIRKPGTKGFSLRDSDLGRIIECALLVMNRFKRNPEWEREPAGFNHLEQYSFDSVINEERKEVAYCIWQERDSVFYVRDAGPTKDFSFKETIGALCGIAKERELTPLFPTVPEEDPLFLEAQCFEPEVLLKQSEMIFRIH, from the coding sequence TTGAAGAATGATTCTTTCCACAAACTGCAAGACCTTTCAAAAGTAGAAATTGTGAACCTTTTGAATCTGATCTTTTCAGACTATGTACTCAGAATGCACTGGACTCTAGAAAGCTTCGAAAGAGATGTCAGAGAAAACAATATCTCGCTCTCAGATTCATTCGTCGCAATCATAGAGGGAAAGAATGCCGGAGTAGTATTGCTGAGCTTCAGAGAGAAGAGAGCGAGAATTGACCTGATGGGAGTTGCTCCATCTTTTAGAAGAGAGGGCGTTGGTTTTAGGCTGGTTGATGAAGCAGTAAGAATCGCTAAGTGGAAAGGGTGTGAACAAATAGTCCTTGAAGTTCCTGAAAAGGACAACAGAGCGATTGGCTTCTACGAGAAGTTCGGATTCAGACAAAAGCGCAGGCTTATAACTTTCTTCATCAGAAAACCCGGAACAAAGGGGTTCTCACTGAGAGACTCGGATTTAGGAAGAATAATAGAATGCGCTCTTCTTGTGATGAACAGATTCAAGCGAAATCCTGAGTGGGAAAGGGAGCCCGCGGGATTCAATCATCTTGAGCAATATAGCTTTGACTCTGTGATTAATGAAGAGAGAAAAGAAGTCGCCTATTGCATCTGGCAGGAAAGGGATTCAGTATTCTATGTGAGGGACGCGGGACCGACTAAAGACTTTTCCTTCAAGGAGACCATAGGCGCGTTGTGCGGTATCGCAAAAGAGAGAGAGCTCACCCCTTTATTTCCTACGGTGCCGGAAGAAGATCCCCTGTTTCTGGAGGCCCAATGTTTTGAACCTGAGGTCCTCCTAAAGCAGAGTGAAATGATTTTCAGAATACACTGA
- a CDS encoding acetate kinase, which produces MKILVINCGSSSIKYQLLDAASENVMAKGLLERIGISGSKLSHKKGDKKFEFEKDIANHTEGLELIINVLQAEETGVLKNIDEIEAVGHRVVHGGERFASSVLIDDEVVREIEANNFLAPLHNPANIEGIVAAKKILPSVPHIGVFDTSFHQSMPESSYLYAIPYELYRKYRIRRYGFHGTSHRYVAERAASMLGKPLKSLKIITAHIGNGASVAAVKNGRSVDTSMGFTPLEGLVMGTRSGDIDPAIVPFLQEQEGLSAGEVNSLLNKESGMYGLTDRQFSDMRDIEERAMKDEPVCKRAHDVYEYRLAKYIGAYSAAMNGVDAIVFTAGVGENSPYLRANIVNKYLGYLGIKIDEEKNRIRGKEVVISTTDSRVGVFVIPTNEELVIARDTRRIVKEGLKELKLWEE; this is translated from the coding sequence ATGAAGATTCTTGTAATCAATTGCGGCTCGTCCTCAATCAAGTACCAGCTTCTTGATGCCGCAAGTGAAAATGTAATGGCAAAAGGGTTGCTTGAAAGGATTGGCATATCTGGATCAAAATTATCCCACAAAAAAGGCGACAAGAAATTTGAGTTTGAGAAGGATATTGCCAACCACACAGAGGGCCTGGAACTCATAATCAATGTATTGCAGGCTGAAGAGACGGGTGTTTTGAAGAACATAGATGAAATTGAGGCAGTTGGCCACCGTGTCGTTCATGGTGGAGAAAGATTCGCTTCTTCGGTTCTCATTGACGATGAAGTTGTAAGGGAAATCGAGGCAAACAATTTTCTCGCCCCTCTTCACAATCCGGCGAACATCGAAGGAATCGTGGCGGCGAAGAAGATACTCCCGTCCGTTCCCCACATCGGTGTTTTCGATACTTCGTTTCATCAGTCCATGCCTGAATCATCTTATTTATATGCAATACCCTATGAGCTCTATAGAAAATACAGGATAAGAAGATATGGTTTCCACGGCACGAGTCATAGATATGTTGCAGAAAGGGCTGCCTCCATGCTGGGTAAACCCTTGAAATCTCTGAAAATAATCACCGCCCATATAGGTAACGGCGCATCTGTCGCTGCAGTAAAGAACGGTAGATCTGTGGATACTTCTATGGGTTTCACACCTCTAGAAGGACTGGTTATGGGGACCCGATCCGGTGACATAGATCCCGCAATCGTTCCATTCTTGCAGGAGCAAGAAGGGCTTTCGGCAGGAGAAGTCAACAGTCTGCTAAATAAGGAAAGTGGTATGTATGGACTTACAGACCGGCAGTTCAGTGACATGAGGGATATAGAGGAACGAGCGATGAAGGACGAGCCAGTATGTAAGCGGGCGCATGACGTCTATGAGTACAGATTGGCGAAGTATATAGGAGCATACTCAGCTGCGATGAATGGAGTCGACGCGATTGTTTTCACAGCGGGAGTGGGAGAAAACAGCCCGTACCTGAGAGCCAATATTGTTAATAAGTATCTTGGATATCTTGGTATAAAAATAGACGAGGAAAAGAACAGAATTAGGGGGAAGGAGGTAGTTATTTCGACTACGGATTCAAGAGTTGGAGTTTTCGTAATTCCTACAAACGAAGAACTTGTTATTGCTAGGGATACACGCAGGATAGTCAAAGAAGGGCTGAAGGAACTGAAACTTTGGGAAGAATGA
- the fba gene encoding class II fructose-1,6-bisphosphate aldolase — protein MPYVNTKDILEKANKEFYAVPALNINNLEFLQAIVDAGVEEHSPVIIETSEGAIKYAGNGDAKLGARLFVSMVKGYADTVEIPISLHVDHGKNFDILMAAIQSGYSSVMIDASEYPFEKNVNETKKIVEIAHSLGVSVEAELGRLVGIEDNVVVESHEAALVDPDEAKRFVEETGIDFLAPAIGTSHGAFKFKGEARLDFERLKKVKELTGLPLVLHGASSVPEEVKNLAEKHGADFKGAKGVPGEILAESVRYGINKVNTDTDLRMAFIASLREFLAKNPGEFDPRKYFKTPKELVKNVVKARLRLLGCSNKA, from the coding sequence ATGCCGTATGTAAACACAAAGGACATACTGGAGAAAGCAAATAAGGAATTTTATGCTGTACCCGCGCTGAATATTAACAATCTTGAGTTTCTTCAGGCGATTGTTGATGCCGGAGTTGAAGAGCACTCTCCAGTGATAATAGAGACCTCTGAAGGAGCAATTAAGTACGCTGGAAATGGGGATGCTAAGCTTGGTGCGAGACTGTTTGTTTCTATGGTGAAAGGCTATGCCGACACCGTGGAAATTCCTATTTCGCTGCATGTAGACCACGGAAAGAACTTCGACATTCTTATGGCCGCAATTCAGTCGGGTTATTCATCAGTAATGATCGATGCTTCGGAGTACCCGTTTGAAAAGAATGTGAATGAGACTAAGAAGATAGTGGAGATCGCCCACAGCCTTGGGGTATCGGTTGAAGCAGAACTGGGCAGGTTGGTTGGAATAGAAGACAACGTTGTGGTCGAATCTCATGAGGCGGCACTGGTTGACCCAGATGAAGCGAAGCGGTTTGTTGAAGAGACTGGAATAGACTTTCTCGCGCCAGCTATTGGTACTAGCCATGGTGCCTTCAAGTTCAAAGGAGAAGCAAGACTTGACTTTGAAAGACTCAAAAAAGTGAAGGAGCTTACTGGTCTTCCACTTGTTCTTCATGGAGCCTCCAGTGTTCCCGAAGAGGTTAAGAACCTCGCCGAAAAACATGGGGCTGATTTCAAAGGGGCCAAGGGTGTTCCGGGAGAGATTCTGGCTGAATCTGTGAGATATGGAATAAACAAAGTGAATACAGATACAGATTTGAGAATGGCATTCATTGCTTCATTAAGAGAGTTTCTTGCAAAAAATCCCGGGGAATTCGATCCGAGGAAATACTTCAAGACACCGAAGGAATTGGTAAAGAATGTGGTTAAAGCCAGGTTGAGACTTCTAGGTTGTTCTAATAAAGCATAG
- a CDS encoding D-alanine--D-alanine ligase family protein, whose translation MTRRVAVVYGGFSNERDVSVKSGINIAKSLERLGVEVLPFDLKRDTVADLLDVKTDLFFLALHGRFGEDGTIQGMLELAGLPYTGSDSRTSAICFDKEITYRLVDRSVELPVWKRVERDRDVEGWEIFPCVIKPVREGSSIGIHICDDQSILEDRTRELLVAYDSLLLEEYIAGREMTISIIDSKDGPVVLPILEIKPKKRFYDYEAKYIAGLTDFVVPAPVEESVQKSIIEKSVAIYKLLGCRDLSRIDGILREDTFYFLEVNTIPGMTDLSDLPMSARAMGMTFEDVVGGVVEAAEKRNRR comes from the coding sequence ATGACCAGGAGAGTTGCGGTTGTCTACGGCGGCTTTTCGAACGAGAGGGATGTGTCGGTCAAGAGTGGAATAAATATTGCTAAGTCTCTTGAAAGGTTAGGAGTTGAAGTTCTGCCGTTTGATCTTAAGAGAGACACTGTTGCCGACCTCCTGGATGTGAAGACCGATCTCTTTTTCCTTGCCCTCCATGGTAGGTTTGGCGAAGACGGAACTATTCAGGGCATGCTGGAACTTGCAGGTTTACCTTATACTGGCTCCGACTCAAGGACCAGCGCAATCTGTTTCGATAAGGAGATCACCTACAGACTGGTCGACAGATCTGTCGAATTGCCAGTATGGAAGCGAGTTGAAAGGGATAGAGACGTCGAGGGGTGGGAGATATTCCCCTGCGTTATAAAGCCTGTGAGAGAAGGATCCAGCATAGGGATTCACATCTGCGATGATCAATCGATTCTAGAGGACAGAACTAGAGAACTGCTAGTCGCTTACGATTCTCTTCTTCTTGAAGAGTATATTGCGGGTAGAGAAATGACAATATCCATAATCGATTCGAAGGATGGTCCCGTAGTGCTTCCGATTCTTGAGATCAAACCCAAGAAGCGTTTCTACGACTATGAAGCCAAGTACATAGCGGGATTGACAGACTTTGTGGTGCCAGCTCCCGTAGAAGAGAGTGTTCAGAAATCGATCATCGAGAAGTCGGTTGCTATATACAAGCTTCTGGGTTGCCGAGATCTTTCGAGGATCGACGGTATACTCAGGGAAGACACGTTTTACTTTCTTGAAGTTAATACTATACCCGGTATGACCGACTTGAGCGATCTTCCAATGTCTGCCAGGGCAATGGGAATGACTTTCGAGGACGTTGTCGGCGGCGTGGTCGAGGCAGCTGAAAAAAGGAACAGGAGGTAA
- the dprA gene encoding DNA-processing protein DprA — protein MERIEYAAVALSGDFVPSEMEKIESAGLSSSLLFRSQIDLNKSKMKNYCKNFPSVVKTISKYKNFITYNDEQYPDALRNIFEPPAVLFFEGELSLLNTQSILAVVGSRKADRYGASIAKEYSRSLSETGITIVSGLAVGIDAQAHLGALEGSGSTVGILGTGIDIAYPATNRQLIRSVMERGCVLSEYLPGTPPLKHNFPRRNRIIAGVARAVFVVQATLRSGSLITARLALENGRDVFAVPGDITRRNSEGTNWLIKNGAKLVSECKDIVEEFPEIILRELSEERIDSQVLEAMGDGSLTFGELLLRTNLSSKDLVVELTNLQLGGYVYEENGRWNRT, from the coding sequence ATGGAAAGAATAGAATACGCTGCGGTAGCTCTTTCTGGCGATTTCGTGCCTTCCGAGATGGAGAAGATAGAGAGTGCGGGACTCAGTAGCTCTCTTCTGTTCCGTTCGCAAATAGATCTCAACAAAAGCAAAATGAAGAATTACTGCAAGAATTTTCCTTCCGTAGTCAAAACCATTTCAAAATACAAGAACTTCATTACTTACAATGATGAACAGTACCCCGATGCGCTCAGAAACATATTTGAACCGCCTGCGGTTCTGTTCTTTGAAGGAGAGCTTTCGCTCCTTAACACACAAAGTATTCTTGCCGTTGTGGGTTCCAGAAAAGCGGATAGGTATGGAGCCTCGATTGCAAAAGAATACTCCAGATCACTTTCCGAAACCGGTATTACAATAGTCAGTGGTCTTGCCGTTGGAATCGATGCACAAGCTCATTTAGGAGCTCTCGAAGGCAGTGGCTCGACAGTGGGGATACTTGGAACGGGAATCGATATTGCTTATCCCGCAACTAACAGGCAACTCATAAGATCGGTGATGGAAAGAGGCTGTGTTCTTTCAGAGTATCTTCCCGGAACTCCCCCGTTAAAACATAACTTTCCAAGGAGAAATAGAATCATCGCCGGCGTTGCCAGAGCGGTCTTTGTGGTGCAGGCTACTCTGAGAAGCGGCTCTCTAATCACAGCGAGACTTGCTCTTGAAAACGGAAGAGATGTCTTCGCTGTTCCAGGGGACATAACCAGGAGAAACTCAGAAGGAACTAACTGGCTGATTAAGAACGGAGCGAAACTGGTTTCGGAATGCAAAGACATAGTAGAAGAGTTTCCGGAGATAATCTTGCGTGAACTTTCTGAAGAAAGAATCGACTCACAAGTTCTGGAAGCTATGGGAGACGGTTCTCTTACTTTCGGCGAACTCCTTCTGAGAACAAATTTATCGAGCAAGGATCTGGTCGTCGAACTGACAAATCTGCAATTGGGAGGTTACGTTTACGAGGAAAACGGGCGGTGGAATAGAACTTAG
- a CDS encoding cyclic nucleotide-binding domain-containing protein produces MKGDLADPLSIVGGEHSGDLLSVGDSSILVGDRDELKEYLISRPSRLERFFLDVEEELRLCPKKTACDLEELISTIVSRKQQWLREYPPLLFGEKSLYRKGIKLIERKDFPAAQEVLKSYLDQYKNSPLSRPVKLFYSVSCFLNSILEEALSTIVGILEGEEDEVSKIARFFVCNMGLSESGFKLLYNGPDYSADLFRLLRADSRRVRKASSDQIVVEEGRKCGSAIFLLRGEMILLKKRGDEDSVLFSLRSPNSIGEVQVLSKSKWDATVIARGKSEYILMDRDRLVQNLINKSPQDGFKMVEYLLGYMRQTGA; encoded by the coding sequence ATGAAAGGAGATCTCGCCGACCCACTTTCTATAGTTGGTGGAGAGCACAGCGGAGATCTTCTTTCCGTTGGTGATTCTTCGATTCTTGTTGGTGACAGGGATGAGTTGAAGGAGTATCTCATCTCAAGACCTTCGAGACTAGAAAGGTTTTTCCTTGATGTTGAAGAAGAGCTTAGACTATGTCCCAAAAAAACGGCGTGTGATCTCGAGGAGCTGATTTCAACTATCGTCTCCAGAAAGCAGCAGTGGCTGAGAGAGTATCCCCCACTGCTTTTTGGTGAGAAGTCTCTTTACAGGAAAGGCATTAAGTTAATTGAGAGGAAGGACTTTCCGGCCGCTCAGGAAGTTCTGAAAAGCTATCTCGATCAGTACAAGAACTCTCCTTTGTCTAGACCCGTGAAGCTCTTCTATTCGGTTAGCTGTTTCCTGAACAGCATTCTAGAAGAAGCGTTATCGACAATAGTGGGGATTCTTGAGGGCGAAGAAGATGAGGTTTCTAAGATCGCGAGATTCTTCGTCTGCAACATGGGCCTTTCCGAATCTGGCTTCAAGCTTTTATACAATGGTCCAGATTACAGTGCTGATCTCTTCAGGCTATTGAGAGCCGATTCGAGAAGAGTTAGGAAAGCGTCTTCAGATCAAATCGTGGTTGAAGAGGGCAGAAAGTGTGGAAGCGCTATCTTCCTTCTCAGGGGAGAGATGATTCTTCTGAAAAAGCGCGGCGACGAAGATTCGGTTCTTTTTTCTCTTAGATCCCCAAATTCTATTGGTGAGGTTCAGGTTCTTTCGAAGAGCAAATGGGATGCAACTGTAATTGCCAGAGGAAAGTCAGAGTACATACTAATGGACAGAGACAGACTTGTTCAGAACTTGATAAACAAATCACCTCAAGATGGATTCAAGATGGTCGAATACCTTCTTGGATACATGAGACAGACTGGCGCTTAA